The following coding sequences are from one Capsicum annuum cultivar UCD-10X-F1 chromosome 3, UCD10Xv1.1, whole genome shotgun sequence window:
- the LOC107862241 gene encoding LOW QUALITY PROTEIN: chitin-binding lectin 1 (The sequence of the model RefSeq protein was modified relative to this genomic sequence to represent the inferred CDS: substituted 1 base at 1 genomic stop codon) produces the protein MIPRLITIHKMREIIISLLALALFLLKVSAKLSDVPFYLPANETFGLELIRERNTSDLAQSLLARSRCGWPAGGRWCPEGQCCNFDGWCGTTSAYCGENMCDFQCPGPIRVRRCGMQAGGRPCPTGQCCRDTGWCGTTERYCNPAHCQSQCSGPYPSGRCGWQAGGRKCPTGLCCSLSGWCGTTSIYCSREECQSQXERPPPPPSPPPPPPPFPQGRCGKQAAGRACPTGVCCSIWGWCGTTRNYCGSPYCQSQCKGGLTSYNKNRMRGIESLLLNAL, from the coding sequence ATGATACCACGTCTTATAACAATTCACAAAATGAGAGAGATTATAATTAGCCTTTTAGCTCTGGCATTGTTCCTCCTTAAGGTCTCAGCCAAGCTATCTGATGTTCCCTTTTATTTGCCAGCCAATGAAACATTTGGCCTTGAACTAATAAGGGAACGTAATACGTCAGACCTAGCCCAGTCATTATTAGCACGGAGTCGATGCGGATGGCCAGCTGGCGGTAGATGGTGTCCAGAAGGACAGTGTTGTAATTTTGATGGTTGGTGTGGAACCACAAGTGCCTATTGTGGTGAAAATATGTGTGATTTCCAGTGTCCAGGTCCGATCCGAGTGAGACGATGCGGAATGCAAGCTGGTGGTCGTCCATGTCCTACTGGACAATGTTGTCGGGACACAGGTTGGTGTGGAACCACAGAAAGATATTGTAATCCTGCACACTGTCAAAGCCAATGTTCAGGACCTTATCCATCGGGACGTTGTGGATGGCAAGCTGGTGGGAGGAAATGTCCTACTGGATTATGTTGTAGTCTCTCTGGTTGGTGTGGAACCACTTCAATCTATTGTTCTCGTGAAGAATGTCAAAGTCAGTGAGAAAGGCCACCACCACCCCCGTCTccaccacccccacccccaccattCCCACAGGGACGATGCGGAAAGCAAGCTGCTGGTAGAGCATGTCCTACTGGAGTGTGCTGTAGTATATGGGGCTGGTGTGGAACCACACGTAACTATTGTGGTTCTCCCTACTGTCAAAGTCAGTGCAAGGGCGGTCTAACCTCGTATAACAAGAATCGCATGAGAGGCATTGAAAGCTTATTGCTCAATGCTCTCTAG